Genomic window (Eublepharis macularius isolate TG4126 chromosome 6, MPM_Emac_v1.0, whole genome shotgun sequence):
CAGGCGGCAAGGCAGGACAATCCCTGCTGTGGCCCCAGGGGTGCACTGCAGCTGCAAGGCCAAACACCCACTAGACAGGACCTTGATACCAACCACAGCCACCCAACTATGATGGATGAGATCACTTCATGCAACACAGCCTTGGGACTGGGCAGACCCTCCACCACCAACTGCTTTTAGAAGATGTTCTGGGCACATGGCAGTGAGCGGATCTAAAGGAGTCGGGCCAGTTCTGTTGCCATGCACTAGACCGCATAGTGGTGAGTGGTAGCAGAGTTGCCCTTACGGATGGAGAGTGGCATCCTCTACTACTAGCCCTAACAGCAGCTCTTTCTCTGCCTCAGTTTAGTTGGGGTGGCTTTGGGCATCACCACTGCAGGCCCAGTGCAACCATGCCAACATGCTACTGAGGAGTTCAAGGGCAGGGCGGCACACCAGGGTTATTGCTGGATCTTGGAATGCATCCCCACTCCCATCTCATAGGATGGATGCAGATGGATGCTTTCTGGTGATGGCAATAGGTGGTAGGCCAGGTTCACGGGGAGCACTAGCCATGGATCCTGCGGTGTGGGGAGGCCCTCCAATGCAAATTGTTCTTCTAGCCAGCTCCCCACTAGCCGCCAGATGGCTGCAGCCAGATGGCAGCCCCAGTTCCTTCTTCCCACCATCCCTCCAGGGATCCAGTTGATCCATCTCTTGCCTGTGCTGTATGTGTCATatatgactgtacccattcatccatgccaatgttaattctGACACTTATGTTCTAATGCCAGTTATTGTAAACATAATCCTGGTGTAACTCGATTTCCTGTTGCTAGTATTCTAatggtttctcaggctttcacaggtggctaTCTGTTGAGCTCAACTATTTACGACCTTGGACTTTCCCTTGGACTATGATATGGCTTTCTTCTTAGTGGCACAGCAtcatagcacaaatatgcaaaatgttctcacactGAAAAAGCAGCAAGGGattgtttgggaattgggagggggaagaaaagcagggtagaaaagagatgtatttttcccatgttgccatttttGTCAAACTTCTACTTGAGCTACTTAGATGATTACCTTACTCCTACatagacctttggacctgaatatggaaaagatctgatttctgaataaaagtcatttaaccaaggacctgtgtcttgctatattgatccagggatctgtctgccatatcctgtcatccagagcctgacattaTGTTGGGTTGTCACAGAAATGCTGCAGTAGGCATACCAGGCATTACAGTGAGTGCATCAGCACCCTGCAGTAGGGTTACTAGTCCCAGGTTGGGAATCTCCTGATGTATGGGtagaggctggggagggctgtgtttgggaaggggagggagctcagcatggATGTGATGCCACATAGTCCACTGTCCCAAACTGCCATTtcatccagggaaactgatccctgttgTCCAGAGATCACTTGCAATACTCAAATCTCCAGACTCCATCTGGAGGTTAGCAATCCTCCCCTGCAGGTCTTTGACAGCACCTTCTTGGAGCAGTTGTGTCTGCACAGGATGCCCACTGGAGCCACCTGTGAGGAGCTTGTCCAGCGCTGTAAGGCCAGGTGCCTACCCCCAGGGCTATCCCCATTCTGAAGACGGTGCTGCTGCCAGTTAAGCTTTGTGCTGCCTGCCGTGGGGCTGTCGGATGCAGCCACAGCccctggctggggggaggggcaggctgGGGCCCCATGAGTGCTGGACATGACACTTGTTGGCTTCCTGTGGTTTGCAAGGCATGACAGCAAATGGCGGGAGTTAATTTTTCCCGACTCCACAGGCACCTATGGGCTGTGCCGTGGCATTTGCTGGTGTAACTTGCCACAAGTTCTAGGGGGTGTTTCCAGGTTTGAgtggcttagggagcagactaactccacCATGCCCCTGGGCCTGACCccctttaggattgcactgaaactgTATGTTTAAATTTTTACACTGCTCTGCCCACATTCCTTGAGTGACAGGGCTTATTTAAACTAAGAGGATCTGGAATCTTTGAGTTCAGCAGTCACCAAAAACACTCTCCATTTTGACATCAAAATACATTTGTCTTATAGAAGAAGGAAAATTAgtatgaatgtttttttttaaatgataaacTGATGCAATATTCACAATTTAAAGAGCAGGCAGAACATTACAACACAATTGACAATTTAGTAATATTGAAGATATagctttattttttcatttatgcTGCTTGTGCTGAATATACCTTTTGAAAAACAATTATTTAGTTATTGGTGTATTGGGTAAAAGAATCTGCAGGATTCAATGCTTATCATTTTAAGGTATTAGTGCAATTGTATATTACATTTGTCATAGTGCCAAATTCTTTAATACTAAGATAGCAGTAAAATCCTAGTCTTTCAACATTATAGAAAACAACCAGACATGATAAAATTCGTGTAAAAGTACTTCTGCACATAGAAGCTTTGAACTCACAAATTGAAAGTCTTAGTAATTGGTTAAATCATCCACAAATATAAAATGCTCCAGGCCCGTAGAACTTGTACTCCCTTTTTATTATCAAGCATACTGCTTTTAGATAGTTGCTCTGGAAGGTCAAACAAACGGGGCATAAGGGCTGAGGCCCTGCCGTCCTGCTGcatcccagcactggtattcagaagtttgctgcctctgtatatggagtcACCACAGACAGTAGCCATTGAAGGACCTGATTGGGGGAAGCAGCCAGTAAAGTGGCTGCCTGAGGACCACAGCACACAGGGTCATATGGGGGAGATGGACCTTTGGATATCTGGATCTGAGGCTGtaaaggactttaaaggtcataactagCACCTTAAATtggactcagaaacaaactggcagccaatgcagctgtttTCAGGTGGCTGAGATATATTCCAATTGGCTAGCCTCTATCAGGCTGtcacattctgaaccagttgtagttttctgtttgtcttcaagggcaactcAATGTAGACCACATTATAGCAATCTAGATGTGAGAAGCATGGATCAGCAAGGCCAGATTGGTTGAATCTAAAAAAGGAGAGATTTGGAaaaccagatgcagctgatagaagGCACGCTTGGCCACTCAGCTAACCTACTTATCAAACAGCAAGGCTGGGTCCTTGAGTACCCCTGAGCTCTTACGCTACTTTACAAACATGGACTCCACTCCATCCACTATAAGGGGTTCCAACCCCTCTAAAACATCAGCCTTCACAACCAGCATCATCTCTGTCTTCTTTAGACTCATGTTCAGCTTATTTCGCTTTAGCCATCTAACCACAGCCTCACCACCAGTTCAGAGTCAAGACAGTGGTATCTAGAGACTTGGAGCTGGGTGTAATCTGCATAATGATGACACCCAACCTTGAAGCTCCAGACAACCCCATTCACTGGCTTCATAAATACTGAAGCATATGGGTAGGTGAAATAATATAATCTTATGCCACTCCTCAGGACAAACCCTATTGATTCTACTCCTTTGGTGGAAACTCTGTGTCTGTAGATTGACATCAACAAAGACAGTTAAATGCTCACAATTCCAAAACCTTGTAACATGTAGTTCAATAACTGCAACATCAGAAATAAAAGTAAGCCAGGACGGATAtattcttaaaaacaaacaaacaaggttcTGCACTTTTGTGTCTGTTTCTACTATCTTGGTGCTTTCTTTAAAATgggacaaaatacaaattacCAGGGTGTTAAAAGAATGGAGCAAAGAAAGTCACTGACAGTTTTCTTGTGAATAGTTTACAAgctttttagaaaagaaaaaatacataGCTGTTTAAACATTCTCTTCAACTTTTCCTTCTAGCTTTGGATCAATCCCACTAACAAAGCTGTGCATGATTTAAACCCTCCTACACCTTTATCATGAAAGGTAGTGCAGTCTTAATAATACTTTCCTGGGGGTATGCCCCTCTGACCAGACTTGAGTAGGTTTCTAAGTAGATCAGTGTACAATTGCTCCCACAGTCTTGCAACTGACATGTTTCATTGCAAGCTCACCAGCAATAAGCATAACATAGTTTAACACAAGGTTCCCCAGTACTGAAACAGTAACTTAGCTTTATCAACtatcaaaataaatacattttagcaATATTTTAGCTGCAGCTAGTTTAATTTATTGGAGGTAAATAAAGGAAAAGGTGCATCATAGAAACACTTTAGCCCAATCGGACAGTTATGTCTAAGGCTCAGCAATAGGATAGACAGATATACTGCTAGTCTGATCAGCAACAAGTACTCTCCTGGAGCCTTTAACCTCCACATATGAAATCCAGTTCACCTTTTCTCCATGTTCAATGGTCAGTTTTGGTGAAATCAGTACACCCTCATTTGTAAACTCTGCATTCATTTTGTCAGCTTTCTTGGTGGAGTTGGGCATCCTGATCTTTCGTCTGTGAATGGTTTTGACTGGACTCTTCTGTTTCCCTAGGTCATTGCTGACATTCCACAACAACACTTTGCCATCATTTCCTCCTGTAACCAGCCAATAAGCTTCAGCTTCTGGTAGAAAGCAAACTTGTGACACTCCTAAGGAGTGGCCTTTAAATGCCATCGTTTGTTCAAACTTGGTACCTATGACCTGGAAGATTCTGATTTTACCATCTTCAGCACCACAGCCAAAAACATTGCCACAAGTTGAAATGGACAGGGAATGGACCAGGGGAGGGTTAAAGAGCCGGCCAGCTGACTTATCCTCTGATTCCTCCTCTTGCAAGTTTTTGATCCACAGGGGACGAGTTTTCTGCAAGTTCCACAGCATAACCTTCAAGGAAAACAACCTAGAATTATTTGATTTAGTATAGGCCCACTGTATAGTAGTATTGTATGCTTGTGTTTTGAAGTTGCCTTCATGCTGCCCTGTTCCCTTAATCAAATATTCAGGCACCTTTCACAAATGATGCTTAAATAAGATTTTGTCCTCCCATGTCTatagactgagtgaaaaagctcaACTAAAATATATCGAAatggttttcttcttctttctgtaaTGCAATGTCATCAGCAGTTACCTGCTCTAGTATAAAACACTCTTAGCAACTCATGTAAAAATGTCCTAAGCCCCATTTCTCCCTTAAGGTAATCAGCAAATCATAATTAATCAATAATCAGTCCAGTCCTAAAAATAGTTATTCACTGCATGGGTAATCCCATTGAATTCAACATGACTGATGCTCAAGTAAGTGTGTATAGGATTTCAGCTGAAGTAAATTTCTCTGTCAAGCTTTGAAAAGAAAGCCTTTAGCAAATTACTTAAAGACTTCTTTAAAAGAATgaattaaaatgcattttttaaaaactgaaaaaccCTCTTCAAAGAACAAAAGTTCTCAAAAATTCAGAAAAAACTGGGTTCTTCACCCCAAAAGCTCCCTCACATTTTTTTCCAACACAAAAATTGGAAAAACACCCCCCAAAAACTCTCCTATGAAATACTTTATCTTTTAGAATTGATAAAATGCTTCTTAAGGCAAGGGTTTTCACATTCAGAATGTATAATGTAAAAATGTTTGTGGACCTCCATTTTTTCTGGAAGGAAAAATTAGGAAATTTGGGGGAACACTGGGAAAAAACCCTCTTATACTATAGATACGTGATATTTTTAAGATATGCTTTGTTTAGATGCaattaattttggcaacaattaatatgctatgtGTTAATTGAGAATACATTAAAGACTGCAGGGGCTTCAATGCTATCAAGTTTAGCTTAATATCAAAACATTCTAGAAGTCTGCTGTGATTCTATGAgagagtttctgtccaaataatacattttcttttGTGTACTatagaatttgttttctaccttcaacttATATTTTTTCCTATCTCTCAAGATGCCAAAAATAAACGTACATGAGCCACACTTCTCTCAAGTATTAggtatacttgcaatttttcttacacttttaaattccatatataGTAAAATTTCATATACTGACAAAGTTACAAATACATTTCATGTTATTAACTCAATCAATAAAGTTTCAGTTTGATCAGGAATTTCCCCCCAGCTTAAATATTTCCAGAAACTTTACATCTATAGTAACAGCACATCCACAGGGGCACTTTATTCTTTAAGAAGTTCAAGAGCTAAACCCAATTTCAAGTTTTAGTTTTAGTTAGTTTAGCCTGGTTTTGATAGTTTGGTTTCAAAAGTACCTAAAAGCTATTCCTTTTCACCTTGCCTATTTGTTGTATCTTAGCTAGCACACTTACTACTATTTTAAAGCAAACATCTAGGTTCCTGATGCACATCCTGGCACATGAGGTTCAGCCAAACTAATGCAAA
Coding sequences:
- the WDR53 gene encoding WD repeat-containing protein 53 produces the protein MAERWTNGHSSSILCMNVNKDGLVASGAEGGELTIWSEEGHRLDQTWLHKADDVTCIVFSPICPRRLYASHGETVSMLDIRCLKEPVECFHVNEEEINYLSVNETDRLLAVADDSGAIKIIDLESKNLSRCLRRHSNICTSAVFRPQRPQCLVSCGLDMKVMLWNLQKTRPLWIKNLQEEESEDKSAGRLFNPPLVHSLSISTCGNVFGCGAEDGKIRIFQVIGTKFEQTMAFKGHSLGVSQVCFLPEAEAYWLVTGGNDGKVLLWNVSNDLGKQKSPVKTIHRRKIRMPNSTKKADKMNAEFTNEGVLISPKLTIEHGEKVNWISYVEVKGSRRVLVADQTSSISVYPIAEP